Proteins encoded in a region of the Novibacillus thermophilus genome:
- a CDS encoding Gfo/Idh/MocA family protein: MKIGMIGLDTSHAPAFTELLNDPGHQYHVPGGKVIAAFPGGSPDFELSYSRVDTYANQLREHYGVTIVDSPEAVAKQCDAILLESVDGRVHVEQFKRIAPYCKPTFIDKPFAVSSADAEMILREAEKYRVPVMSCSALRYAEGFRGALDDEESGPVIGVDAYGPMELQPTQPGLFWYGIHTVEMLFAALGRGCRHVRAEANDDFDVVVGVWSDGRLGTVRGNRQGNRTFGALLHRNERTHFVDVYADEKPYYASLLEHIMTMFKTGEAPIHPEETLEIVRFIEAANESRNSGKTVRL; the protein is encoded by the coding sequence ATGAAAATAGGCATGATCGGTTTGGATACGTCGCACGCACCGGCTTTTACCGAGTTGCTAAACGATCCCGGCCACCAATATCACGTTCCCGGGGGAAAGGTGATTGCCGCTTTCCCCGGAGGGTCACCGGATTTTGAATTGAGCTACTCCCGCGTTGACACGTATGCGAATCAACTTCGGGAACATTACGGTGTCACGATCGTCGATTCTCCCGAAGCGGTGGCAAAACAGTGCGACGCCATTTTGTTAGAATCTGTCGACGGGCGCGTTCACGTGGAACAGTTTAAGCGCATTGCACCTTATTGCAAACCAACGTTTATTGACAAACCGTTTGCCGTTTCTAGCGCTGATGCCGAAATGATCTTACGAGAAGCAGAGAAATACCGAGTCCCTGTGATGAGCTGCTCGGCGCTCAGGTATGCCGAAGGGTTTAGGGGGGCCCTCGATGACGAAGAGAGCGGTCCTGTTATTGGCGTAGACGCTTACGGCCCGATGGAGCTCCAACCGACCCAACCGGGGTTGTTTTGGTATGGCATTCACACAGTGGAAATGCTTTTTGCCGCCCTGGGAAGAGGGTGCCGACACGTGAGAGCGGAAGCGAACGATGACTTCGATGTCGTCGTCGGAGTCTGGTCAGACGGACGCTTGGGAACCGTGCGAGGAAACCGTCAAGGGAATCGAACGTTTGGCGCACTTCTTCATCGGAACGAGAGGACGCACTTCGTAGACGTGTACGCAGATGAAAAACCTTACTACGCCAGTTTGTTGGAGCATATAATGACAATGTTCAAGACGGGAGAAGCCCCCATACATCCAGAAGAAACTTTGGAAATCGTTCGTTTCATCGAAGCAGCGAATGAAAGTCGCAACAGTGGAAAGACGGTCCGCTTATAA
- a CDS encoding sugar phosphate isomerase/epimerase family protein has product MEEVFEHSSSAGFDVVELNLNPVGGVGLTMDTTVKEAEAIGKLALKYGLNLQSLSTGLLWESPLSDPDPNVREQGRKVVLKQLELAEILGIDTVLVVPGVVNANTPYEVCYKNSQEEIHKLITTAEQRNVVIGIENVWNKFLLSPLEMAAYVDQFESDCVGVYFDVGNVLPFGYPEQWIRLLGERIRKVHVKDFCTKVGNIDGFVPLLAGDVNWKAVYAALCEVGYDGALTAELSPYKQAPFQLIYDTSRHLDMIMRRASIREER; this is encoded by the coding sequence TTGGAAGAAGTTTTTGAACACTCCAGTTCTGCCGGTTTCGACGTCGTTGAATTAAATCTCAACCCTGTCGGCGGAGTCGGGCTCACGATGGACACAACGGTGAAAGAAGCGGAGGCGATCGGGAAACTCGCTCTGAAATACGGTTTAAACCTCCAAAGTTTGTCGACAGGGTTGTTGTGGGAATCGCCCCTTTCAGATCCAGATCCTAATGTCCGGGAACAAGGGAGAAAAGTCGTGTTAAAGCAACTGGAATTGGCAGAAATACTCGGCATTGATACAGTTTTGGTCGTGCCAGGCGTTGTGAACGCAAACACGCCTTATGAGGTGTGTTACAAAAACAGTCAGGAAGAGATTCACAAACTGATTACAACAGCGGAACAGCGAAACGTCGTCATCGGGATCGAAAACGTGTGGAATAAATTTTTGCTTTCTCCTCTCGAGATGGCCGCGTACGTCGATCAGTTTGAGTCGGACTGTGTAGGCGTGTACTTCGACGTCGGAAATGTCCTCCCATTCGGTTATCCAGAACAGTGGATCCGCCTTTTAGGAGAGCGAATTCGAAAGGTACACGTGAAGGATTTCTGTACGAAGGTAGGGAACATAGACGGTTTTGTCCCTCTATTGGCCGGAGATGTCAATTGGAAAGCAGTGTATGCGGCGTTATGTGAGGTCGGTTACGATGGCGCACTTACCGCTGAGCTCAGTCCATACAAACAGGCGCCGTTTCAGCTCATTTACGACACGTCTCGGCATTTGGACATGATCATGAGACGTGCAAGTATAAGGGAGGAGCGGTAA
- a CDS encoding Gfo/Idh/MocA family protein — protein MLRVGMVGAGGIASTHLHHLNLNEQVELVAVCDINEDVLSAKATEYGAAPYRDVEKMLDKEKLDVLFVCVPPFAHGTIEEEAAARGIHLFVEKPVGLDMNTVKQKAKAIEASGVLAGTGYCLRYLDTVQRLKEYIIDKTVAMVRGYYLTMFVSTPWWRDMSKSGGQLVEQATHIVDLMRYFAGDVEKVSADMALCAMHDVEGLNIPDVGSVNVVFTSGAIGHMATSFTQPDHRSGVEILGRDFRAVIDGTTLSIAEGDCTTTYRSSVDFYKEQDDAFIEAVKTGNPSLILAPFKEAVKTLQITLAANESAKSGSSVWLR, from the coding sequence ATCTTGCGAGTCGGGATGGTTGGAGCTGGCGGGATCGCCAGCACCCACTTGCACCATTTGAATCTCAACGAGCAAGTGGAACTCGTCGCCGTTTGCGACATAAATGAAGACGTATTGAGTGCGAAAGCGACAGAGTACGGTGCCGCACCGTACCGTGACGTGGAAAAAATGCTGGATAAGGAAAAATTAGATGTCCTGTTCGTCTGCGTACCTCCTTTTGCCCACGGCACCATCGAAGAAGAAGCGGCAGCGCGGGGGATTCATCTTTTTGTGGAGAAACCGGTCGGCTTGGACATGAACACTGTAAAGCAAAAAGCGAAGGCGATTGAAGCATCCGGTGTTTTGGCAGGTACCGGCTATTGTCTGCGGTACCTCGATACCGTTCAGAGATTGAAGGAATACATAATAGACAAAACGGTCGCCATGGTTCGCGGTTACTATTTAACAATGTTTGTTTCGACGCCGTGGTGGCGGGACATGTCCAAATCGGGCGGGCAGCTCGTCGAACAGGCGACACACATTGTCGACCTCATGCGCTACTTCGCAGGGGATGTGGAGAAGGTATCTGCGGACATGGCCCTGTGTGCCATGCACGATGTCGAAGGACTGAACATCCCCGATGTAGGGTCAGTGAACGTAGTGTTTACATCCGGTGCAATTGGACATATGGCGACGTCCTTCACCCAACCGGACCACCGTTCGGGTGTGGAAATTTTGGGACGGGACTTCCGCGCCGTGATAGATGGGACTACCCTCTCAATCGCAGAAGGGGACTGCACGACAACGTACAGAAGCAGTGTCGATTTTTACAAAGAACAGGACGATGCGTTTATCGAAGCCGTTAAAACGGGTAATCCGAGTTTAATACTGGCACCGTTCAAAGAAGCAGTGAAGACATTGCAAATAACTTTGGCTGCAAACGAATCCGCGAAAAGCGGGAGCAGTGTCTGGTTAAGATGA
- a CDS encoding sugar phosphate isomerase/epimerase family protein, which yields MKLALSMWSVHRTVQERDWTVIDFLSYCRDEGVEEVELLDVFWHDVERELPRVIQYASDCGIRIASYAVGNDLVQFDRGERKKELKKVLDGINIARRLGVHIVRVFAGDVKKGLSYEEGRGWIIDGLKKATKVAEEQNIMLCLENHGHFAGKSEQVKDIVEQVNSNAFRLTYDVGNFLLVDENPLEALDALLPYVEHVHVKDFKLQTGGRFRSLTGKVYEGVSVHEGDVNVPVVLERLKNCGYKGAIVLEYEGAGSELEGIQRGYRNFEKIVSRR from the coding sequence TTGAAATTAGCCCTTAGCATGTGGAGTGTGCACCGCACGGTACAAGAAAGAGATTGGACTGTCATCGACTTTTTATCCTACTGTCGGGACGAAGGTGTCGAAGAAGTAGAATTGCTGGACGTCTTTTGGCATGACGTCGAGAGGGAGTTGCCGAGGGTGATTCAGTACGCCTCTGATTGCGGGATACGCATCGCGAGCTACGCAGTTGGAAACGATCTCGTGCAATTCGACAGAGGCGAGCGAAAGAAGGAGTTGAAAAAAGTACTAGACGGCATAAACATCGCTAGAAGGCTAGGTGTGCACATCGTTCGCGTCTTTGCCGGCGACGTAAAAAAAGGTTTGTCGTATGAGGAGGGCAGAGGGTGGATTATAGACGGATTGAAAAAAGCGACAAAAGTGGCTGAAGAACAAAACATAATGCTCTGTTTAGAAAACCACGGCCATTTTGCCGGAAAGAGCGAACAAGTGAAAGACATCGTCGAACAGGTCAATAGTAACGCGTTCCGTTTGACGTACGATGTCGGGAACTTTTTACTGGTGGATGAAAACCCTTTAGAAGCGCTTGACGCTTTACTGCCGTATGTAGAGCACGTACACGTAAAAGATTTTAAATTGCAAACCGGCGGGCGTTTCCGATCCTTGACCGGGAAAGTGTATGAGGGCGTCTCGGTCCATGAAGGCGATGTCAACGTGCCGGTTGTGCTAGAGCGGCTGAAGAACTGCGGGTACAAAGGGGCTATTGTGTTGGAATACGAAGGAGCTGGGAGCGAACTGGAGGGGATACAGAGGGGGTATCGCAACTTTGAAAAAATAGTCAGTCGACGATAG
- a CDS encoding ABC transporter substrate-binding protein: MRKPFILLLILISLLVGCGSGQTDGAVELDVALWDPDVSEAVAKSVQAFEEKHPDVNVNVTYTPYNDYFTRLRTSLAGKKGPDVFWMNGPNFYQYASLGLIKNLQPLIERDNLDTSVYTPALKELYAYDQKLYGLPYFQDVIGLFFNKKLFDEAGIPYPDETWTWETVEEVGRKLTDNKNGIYGYIAPYSNQQGYYNYIHQAGGYVINEDKTLSGFDAPEAKSAFKWMKRMMDEGISPTAKTQIESGINQIFGSGKAAMLPQISVNAPVLYDMLGEDLGVAPLPKGKERATIIHGLSWVMNSNTKSEKLAWELLKTLSNEQSEQWLAETGFSIPAYKGTEEAWIKSIPSVDLQVFIDSLEFGVPYPVSENTTKWQDVENEEIQKMLLGQTSIDEATEAVAEKMNEILADQSKGP, encoded by the coding sequence ATGCGTAAACCGTTCATACTCCTTTTGATTTTAATCTCCTTACTCGTCGGGTGTGGCAGTGGACAAACGGACGGGGCAGTGGAGTTAGATGTAGCCTTGTGGGACCCTGATGTGAGTGAAGCAGTGGCAAAGTCAGTTCAGGCGTTTGAGGAGAAACACCCTGACGTCAATGTGAACGTCACCTACACGCCGTACAATGACTACTTCACGAGACTGCGCACGAGCTTGGCAGGCAAGAAAGGGCCTGACGTGTTTTGGATGAACGGGCCAAACTTTTATCAATATGCCTCTTTAGGGTTAATAAAAAATCTGCAACCTTTAATTGAACGCGACAATCTGGATACGAGTGTCTACACGCCTGCACTCAAAGAATTGTATGCTTACGACCAGAAATTGTATGGACTTCCATATTTTCAAGACGTCATCGGCTTGTTCTTCAACAAAAAACTGTTTGATGAGGCGGGCATTCCATACCCCGACGAAACTTGGACGTGGGAGACTGTTGAAGAGGTGGGGAGGAAGCTGACCGATAACAAGAACGGCATCTACGGGTACATCGCCCCGTATTCGAATCAGCAAGGATATTACAATTACATCCACCAAGCAGGCGGTTACGTCATCAATGAGGACAAAACTCTGTCAGGCTTTGATGCTCCAGAGGCGAAGTCTGCGTTCAAATGGATGAAAAGGATGATGGACGAAGGAATATCTCCAACGGCTAAAACGCAGATTGAATCAGGGATTAACCAAATATTCGGTTCAGGAAAAGCGGCAATGCTGCCACAGATTTCCGTGAACGCCCCCGTTTTGTATGACATGCTGGGAGAGGATTTAGGGGTCGCCCCTTTGCCAAAAGGGAAAGAGCGAGCAACGATCATTCACGGGCTCAGCTGGGTGATGAACAGCAATACAAAAAGTGAAAAGCTCGCATGGGAGCTGTTGAAAACATTGTCAAACGAACAGTCTGAACAGTGGCTGGCTGAAACAGGGTTTAGCATCCCGGCTTACAAAGGGACAGAGGAAGCTTGGATTAAATCCATTCCTTCTGTCGATTTGCAGGTGTTTATCGACAGTCTTGAATTCGGGGTCCCTTACCCCGTGTCTGAAAATACGACAAAATGGCAGGATGTTGAAAACGAAGAAATACAAAAAATGCTTTTAGGCCAAACGTCGATCGATGAAGCGACAGAGGCCGTGGCCGAGAAGATGAACGAAATTTTAGCTGATCAGAGTAAAGGGCCTTGA
- a CDS encoding carbohydrate ABC transporter permease, with protein MKQPVFSTTVRQRKPVGHRSKAKRKEAMWAYLFIAPLVCGLGIFYMAPAVTSFYLSLTEWDGLTTPHFIGVQNFIDLMQDGTFLRSVWNTVLFTLGAVPCSIALATVIAVLLNQKIKGAVFYRTLFFIPAITMPIAVGMVWKWLYNSDFGMINVVLGFLRLPQPEWIFDERVALLSVIVVQIWMTVGYNIVILLAGLQSISTSYYEAATLDGATDFHKFLHVTLPLLTPSLFFVLVTSLISSLQVFDLIFVMIGDNFALLEPTRTVVYGVWESGFKYFEMGYASAQALILFTVILVLTLFQFYFQKKWVHYQ; from the coding sequence GTGAAGCAACCAGTCTTTTCAACCACAGTACGCCAAAGGAAGCCTGTTGGGCATAGATCGAAGGCCAAAAGGAAAGAAGCGATGTGGGCTTATTTGTTCATAGCGCCTTTAGTGTGTGGGCTGGGCATTTTTTATATGGCGCCTGCCGTAACATCCTTTTATCTGTCCTTGACCGAGTGGGACGGATTGACCACTCCCCATTTCATCGGTGTGCAAAATTTCATTGACTTGATGCAAGACGGGACATTTTTGCGGTCCGTGTGGAATACGGTCCTTTTTACACTAGGAGCTGTACCTTGTTCCATTGCGCTGGCCACAGTCATCGCGGTGCTGCTGAACCAGAAGATTAAAGGAGCGGTCTTTTACCGCACGTTGTTTTTTATACCGGCCATTACGATGCCGATCGCAGTTGGGATGGTCTGGAAGTGGCTGTACAACTCGGACTTCGGTATGATCAACGTGGTCCTCGGTTTTTTGCGGCTCCCTCAACCTGAATGGATTTTTGACGAAAGAGTCGCACTCCTTTCCGTCATTGTCGTGCAAATCTGGATGACGGTAGGATACAATATTGTCATTTTACTTGCAGGCCTCCAAAGTATTTCTACTTCTTACTACGAAGCTGCCACACTGGATGGAGCAACTGATTTTCACAAGTTCTTGCATGTTACGCTGCCCTTGTTGACACCCAGTTTATTCTTCGTTTTAGTCACGTCGTTGATCAGCTCGTTGCAAGTGTTCGATTTGATCTTTGTCATGATCGGGGATAACTTTGCGCTGCTCGAGCCAACCCGGACAGTCGTGTACGGGGTGTGGGAGAGCGGATTTAAATACTTTGAGATGGGGTATGCTTCCGCACAAGCCTTAATTTTGTTCACCGTGATTCTCGTGCTCACCCTTTTTCAGTTCTATTTTCAGAAAAAGTGGGTTCATTATCAGTGA
- a CDS encoding carbohydrate ABC transporter permease, translated as MVAPFLWMLFTSFKSFAESMQVPPTILPKVWRLDNYVEVFEKVNFLTYYLNTISVTVGRTVGQLILCSLAAFAFARMSFPGKNVIFIALLSVLMVPSQVVMIPSFVIVRELGWFDTLYALIVPGIFSAFGTFLLRQFFMSIPRELDEAAKIDGCSYFGIYWRVVLPLSKPALVALAIFTILNAWNDFLWPLVVTSSDSMRVLSIGIASFQGEYATEYPLLMAGALMASLPLILIFIFLQRYFIEGITMTGMKG; from the coding sequence ATGGTCGCCCCTTTTTTGTGGATGTTGTTCACGTCTTTCAAATCGTTTGCCGAATCGATGCAAGTGCCGCCGACGATTTTACCGAAAGTGTGGAGACTGGATAATTACGTCGAGGTCTTCGAGAAAGTCAACTTTTTGACCTATTACCTGAACACGATCTCGGTCACAGTGGGCCGAACAGTCGGTCAGCTCATCCTTTGTTCTTTAGCGGCTTTTGCTTTTGCAAGAATGTCGTTTCCGGGGAAAAATGTCATTTTCATCGCTTTGCTCTCAGTTTTGATGGTCCCTTCTCAAGTCGTGATGATCCCAAGCTTTGTCATTGTCAGGGAGTTGGGGTGGTTTGACACACTTTACGCGTTAATTGTACCGGGTATTTTCAGCGCATTTGGGACTTTTTTGCTGCGCCAATTTTTCATGTCGATCCCGAGAGAATTGGATGAAGCGGCTAAAATTGACGGATGTTCTTACTTTGGAATTTACTGGAGAGTTGTGCTCCCCTTGTCGAAGCCGGCGTTAGTCGCTCTCGCGATTTTTACAATTTTAAATGCGTGGAACGATTTTCTTTGGCCCCTCGTCGTTACAAGCTCGGATTCGATGAGGGTACTGTCGATCGGAATAGCGTCGTTCCAAGGGGAGTATGCGACGGAGTACCCGTTGCTGATGGCCGGGGCTTTGATGGCTTCCTTGCCGTTGATTCTCATTTTTATCTTTTTACAGCGGTACTTTATTGAAGGGATTACAATGACCGGGATGAAAGGGTGA
- a CDS encoding Gfo/Idh/MocA family protein encodes MKTMLNVAVIGLGTMGNVHVEAWSRISDVNVAAVSALDREKTEAVASRYGAKPYSQLEALLEQPDIDLVDICLPTYLHKQFVTKAAEAGKHIICEKPLGLDVKEARDMIDICEQNGVELYAAQVVRFFPEYVNARVQVKKGKIGNPGIVRLSRGGPFPRAWENWYADEKKSGGLILDMMIHDFDWLRWTFGEVERVMARRVVRSEGTNPLQYVLVTLRTEDGVIAHVEGTWAHPSFRTSFEIAGDKGMIVHDSRDSAPLSLQLRAHEDKGVDPGVAVPESPLHKDPYQRQLEHFSRCLMTGARPIVTAHDALKAVEISQAALKSASSGKPVEIVKYEVN; translated from the coding sequence ATGAAGACTATGTTAAATGTGGCTGTTATCGGATTAGGAACGATGGGGAACGTGCACGTTGAGGCGTGGTCCCGTATTTCCGACGTTAATGTAGCTGCTGTGTCGGCACTGGACCGAGAAAAAACTGAAGCTGTGGCCTCTCGGTATGGTGCAAAACCGTATTCTCAACTGGAAGCACTCTTGGAACAGCCAGATATCGACCTCGTCGACATTTGTTTGCCGACTTATCTTCATAAACAGTTTGTGACCAAAGCAGCGGAAGCGGGCAAGCACATCATTTGTGAAAAGCCTCTCGGGCTGGACGTGAAGGAAGCTCGAGACATGATAGACATTTGCGAGCAAAACGGCGTTGAACTGTACGCGGCGCAAGTCGTCCGCTTTTTTCCCGAATATGTGAATGCCCGTGTACAGGTGAAAAAGGGCAAGATCGGAAACCCGGGGATCGTGCGCTTGTCGCGCGGAGGCCCATTTCCGCGGGCGTGGGAAAATTGGTATGCCGACGAAAAGAAGAGTGGCGGGCTCATTCTCGATATGATGATTCACGATTTCGATTGGCTCAGGTGGACATTCGGAGAAGTGGAGCGAGTCATGGCCCGTCGCGTTGTGCGTTCAGAGGGGACAAATCCGCTGCAGTACGTACTCGTGACACTGAGAACAGAAGACGGAGTGATAGCACACGTGGAAGGGACGTGGGCCCACCCTTCGTTTCGCACCTCGTTTGAAATTGCCGGGGACAAGGGGATGATCGTGCACGACAGCCGAGACAGCGCTCCCCTCTCCCTTCAGTTGCGCGCACATGAGGATAAAGGGGTGGATCCAGGTGTTGCAGTGCCGGAAAGCCCTCTTCACAAAGACCCCTACCAAAGGCAGTTAGAACATTTCTCGAGATGCCTTATGACCGGTGCCCGCCCAATCGTGACGGCGCATGACGCATTGAAAGCCGTTGAGATTTCACAGGCTGCGCTAAAATCTGCATCCTCCGGAAAACCGGTAGAAATTGTAAAATACGAGGTGAATTGA
- a CDS encoding Gfo/Idh/MocA family protein, translated as MNIGMISFAHMHANSYAKHLHRHPESELTAIWDDDPSRGQRASDAFGARYYDDLDQFLHSDVDAVLVCSENAKHRDHVVKASQAGKHVLCEKPIATEIRDAEEMIDSCREHGVILQIAYPVRFAPSVERVRDMVQNGELGDILAINGTNHGQMPGGWFVQKEMSGGGAATDHIVHVMDLVRWMLNDEVKSVYAEMDTRFYDIDVEDCGIVSLEMESGTIVTIDPSWSRPKTFPMWGDVKMEMIGTKGTLSVDVFKQSVLYFNDRDGKVQQLPWAEDMDRRLIDDFLDCIKHNRAPSITGEDGLRTLEVVKAAYESHESKKVVQLTRR; from the coding sequence GTGAACATTGGCATGATCAGCTTTGCTCACATGCACGCGAACAGTTATGCGAAACATTTACACCGTCATCCTGAATCAGAGTTAACAGCGATTTGGGACGATGATCCTTCCAGGGGACAGCGAGCTTCAGACGCATTTGGCGCGCGTTACTACGACGACCTCGACCAGTTCTTACATTCTGATGTCGACGCCGTTTTGGTTTGTTCGGAGAACGCCAAGCACCGGGATCACGTCGTGAAAGCCTCTCAGGCAGGCAAACACGTCTTGTGTGAAAAGCCGATAGCGACAGAAATACGCGATGCGGAAGAGATGATCGACTCCTGCAGGGAGCACGGCGTTATTCTCCAAATCGCTTATCCCGTTCGCTTTGCTCCGTCTGTAGAGAGAGTGCGAGACATGGTTCAAAACGGTGAGTTAGGGGACATTTTAGCCATTAACGGAACGAACCACGGGCAGATGCCTGGAGGTTGGTTTGTTCAGAAGGAGATGTCCGGGGGAGGCGCAGCCACGGATCACATCGTTCACGTTATGGACCTTGTACGTTGGATGTTGAACGATGAAGTTAAAAGTGTGTATGCGGAAATGGATACGCGCTTTTACGACATCGATGTGGAAGATTGCGGGATTGTCTCGCTGGAGATGGAGTCTGGAACGATCGTCACCATTGACCCGAGCTGGTCACGGCCGAAGACGTTCCCGATGTGGGGAGACGTCAAAATGGAAATGATCGGGACAAAAGGAACGCTTTCAGTAGACGTGTTCAAGCAGTCTGTTCTTTATTTCAATGACCGAGATGGCAAGGTGCAACAGCTGCCATGGGCAGAAGATATGGACAGACGCTTGATAGACGACTTCTTGGACTGTATTAAACACAACCGAGCCCCTTCCATCACTGGAGAAGACGGGCTGCGCACATTAGAGGTCGTCAAAGCGGCGTATGAGTCCCATGAGTCAAAAAAAGTCGTGCAGCTGACGAGACGCTAA
- a CDS encoding NAD-dependent epimerase/dehydratase family protein, whose product MRTVRELEKVLAEPSDSLMRDMAALDGDILILGVGGKMGPSLARLARNAIQQAEVDKEVIGVSRFSSGRLREELEADGIKTMAVDLLEEEQLKSLPEVKNVIFMAGNKFGTTGNEHFSWAMNTYLPGRVAEKFRKSRIVAFSTGNVYPLTPLALGGASEDYPPNPVGEYAQSCLGRERVLEYFSHKYGTPVVLFRLNYAIDMRYGVLLEIAKAVKEQEPIDLAMGHVNVIWQGDANEMAIRAFTCCSSPPRVLNVTGPETVSVRWLAERFGELFDVTPRFVNEEQDTALLSNASRSHQLFGYPRVSLLQMVEWTAQWVEANGLTIDKPTHFQERQGAF is encoded by the coding sequence ATGAGAACAGTCCGTGAATTGGAAAAGGTCTTGGCAGAGCCGTCAGATTCTTTGATGCGCGATATGGCAGCATTGGACGGTGATATTCTTATCCTCGGCGTCGGTGGCAAAATGGGCCCTAGTCTTGCACGGTTGGCGCGAAACGCTATTCAGCAGGCTGAGGTAGATAAAGAAGTGATAGGCGTTTCCCGCTTTTCATCCGGTAGATTGCGCGAAGAGCTTGAGGCAGACGGCATTAAGACAATGGCGGTCGATTTACTTGAAGAAGAGCAGTTGAAATCGCTTCCGGAAGTGAAAAACGTCATCTTTATGGCTGGCAACAAGTTTGGGACGACGGGAAACGAACACTTTAGTTGGGCCATGAACACCTACTTGCCAGGGCGGGTGGCTGAAAAATTTAGGAAATCCCGCATCGTCGCTTTTTCCACTGGAAATGTGTATCCGCTCACACCCCTTGCGCTAGGGGGAGCATCGGAAGATTACCCGCCGAACCCCGTTGGGGAGTACGCCCAGTCATGTTTGGGGCGGGAACGCGTTTTGGAGTACTTTTCACACAAGTACGGGACACCCGTCGTCCTTTTCCGGTTGAATTATGCCATTGACATGAGGTACGGAGTTCTTCTAGAAATTGCAAAAGCCGTTAAAGAACAGGAACCTATAGATCTCGCGATGGGGCATGTAAACGTCATTTGGCAAGGGGACGCAAACGAAATGGCGATTCGCGCATTCACGTGTTGTTCCAGTCCGCCACGCGTTTTAAACGTGACGGGACCGGAAACAGTGTCCGTTCGCTGGTTAGCTGAACGATTCGGAGAATTGTTCGACGTTACTCCACGATTTGTAAATGAAGAACAGGACACGGCCCTGTTAAGCAATGCATCCCGGTCGCACCAGTTGTTCGGATACCCGAGAGTCTCTCTGTTGCAGATGGTGGAGTGGACCGCTCAATGGGTAGAAGCAAACGGCTTGACCATAGACAAACCGACCCATTTTCAAGAGAGACAGGGGGCGTTTTAG